The following coding sequences lie in one Candidatus Thermoplasmatota archaeon genomic window:
- a CDS encoding polyprenyl synthetase family protein: MPLALDFGISKELERVEQRIAECLKSNEDLLTEIASYVVRSGGKRIRPIITLIAFYAAGGEEPSEAIEMASAIELIHNATLVHDDINDGGTLRRGMESAYEKFGVGTSLVAGDYLFARGFEIGGRFSDKVVGVTARACVNLAEGEIRQMRNLRNVDLRAEEYIDTVTMKTAMPMSSGAKVGAILGRGTDAQVEALADYGLNLGICFQIVDDILDVIGTEAVLGKPVGTDIREGNLTLIPIFALRNGSEEADALRAILRKEEKTESDVAEALRLLKESGAVEQAREAAGEYSRTAKKHLSVPLIEEFKEELVKLADFVLERSY, encoded by the coding sequence ATGCCCTTGGCTCTGGACTTCGGAATATCAAAAGAGCTTGAGCGGGTTGAGCAAAGGATTGCTGAATGCCTGAAATCGAATGAGGACCTTCTCACGGAAATCGCCTCCTACGTCGTCCGCTCCGGCGGGAAGAGGATTCGGCCTATTATCACCCTCATCGCATTCTATGCCGCAGGCGGCGAGGAGCCGTCAGAAGCGATAGAGATGGCGTCCGCGATCGAGCTCATCCACAACGCAACTCTCGTCCACGATGACATCAACGACGGAGGTACCCTCAGGCGGGGGATGGAATCGGCATACGAGAAGTTCGGCGTGGGCACGTCCTTGGTCGCAGGAGACTACCTTTTCGCGCGGGGGTTCGAGATCGGCGGGAGGTTCTCTGATAAGGTCGTCGGAGTGACCGCGCGGGCGTGCGTGAACCTGGCGGAGGGCGAGATAAGGCAGATGAGGAACCTGCGGAACGTCGACCTGCGTGCAGAGGAGTACATCGACACAGTGACTATGAAGACGGCGATGCCCATGAGCAGCGGTGCCAAGGTAGGCGCCATCCTAGGCAGGGGCACCGACGCGCAGGTGGAGGCCCTCGCAGACTACGGGCTCAACCTCGGGATATGTTTCCAGATCGTCGACGACATACTCGACGTGATCGGGACGGAGGCCGTCCTGGGCAAGCCGGTGGGAACGGACATCCGAGAGGGAAACCTGACGCTGATCCCGATCTTCGCGCTGAGAAATGGCTCAGAAGAGGCGGATGCGCTGAGAGCCATCCTGCGCAAGGAGGAGAAGACCGAGTCGGATGTCGCGGAGGCTCTGCGGCTGCTCAAGGAATCGGGAGCCGTTGAGCAGGCCAGGGAAGCGGCGGGCGAGTATTCCAGGACCGCGAAGAAGCATCTGTCCGTTCCGCTCATCGAGGAGTTCAAGGAAGAGCTCGTCAAGCTCGCAGATTTC